In the Candidatus Zixiibacteriota bacterium genome, GGTCGGATCGGTTCAGCCCATCAAAGACCTGGCCTCGATTTGCAAGCAGAAGGGTGTGATATTTCATACCGATGCTGTTCAGGCGGCGGGTAAAATCCCGATCGATCTCGCTTCCGAACCTATCGATTTGATGTCGACTTCAGGTCATAAAATATATGGCCCCAAAGGTGTGGGAATAATCTTTATCCGCAAGGGAGTCAAGATCTCCACCTGGCAGACTGGCGGTCATCATGAACGTTCTATGCGTGCCGGTACCGAAAACGTTCCCGCTATTGTCGGCTACGCCAAAGCGATGGAGTTGGCCCAGGCGGAAATGGCCGAGCGCGACCGCAGGATCAACACGCTGGCTGAGAGTTTTCGAAGCAGGGTAATGGCCGAGATAGCGGACGTGCGCTTCAACGGTCCCGAGGACAACAGGATCAAGTCGACCGTCAATCTCTGTTTCAAGGGTGCCGAGGGAGAGGCGATAATTCTCAATCTGGATATGAGGGGGATCGGTGTGACTTCAGGTTCTGCCTGCAGTTCCGGGTCTCTGGAACCATCGCATGTTCTCACGGCTATGGGAGTACCGCCCGAGGAAGCGCAGTCGGCAATCCGGTTTTCTTTTGGCAAGGATAACGATTTGGATGATCTCGACTATATCGTGGATGCGGTCAAGGAAGCGATCGAAAAACTACGCAAAATGTCGCCGTTTTATTCGTCCTGACAATTTACTTGCGGCGCTACTTCAGGATTGATGCGATTTAAACTCAAAGGGGATATAATTGGTTAAAAAGACTGTGGCGGTTGCCATGTCCGGCGGGGTCGATTCCACCCTGGCCGCACTGCTTCTGAAACAGCAGGGTTTTCATGTAATCGGTCTGACAATGAAACTCTGGGAGTATGACAGGGTGGGCGGAGAATTGCCCCGGGCTTCATCCTGTTGCAATATCGAGCTGGTCGAAAACGCGCGCGCCGTCTGTGCCCGCTATGATATACCTCATTATGTGCTGGATATGTCGAAGGATTTCGAAGAATCGGTAATCGCCGATTTCGTGACTGAATATCAGCAGGGACGCACTCCAAATCCCTGCGTGGTTTGCAACACCCGCATCAAGTGGGACCTGCTGTTGCGGAAAGCACAGTCGATGGGTGCCGATTACCTGGCTACCGGCCATTACGCACAGGTCGAGTTCAACTCGCGCAACAACCGCTGGATACTAAAAAAAGGACTGGATCAGAAACGCGATCAGTCCTATTTCTTGTGGGGGCTCAAACAGGATGCGCTGGCCAAAACACTTTTTCCTTTGGGCAAGCTTACAAAAAAACGGGTCCGTCAGCTCTCCCGCGAAAATGACCTGCGTACGGCGGAAACCCCGGAATCACGCGAGATATGTTTTGTGACCGACGACAACTACCGTCGCTTTCTTTCGGATTATGCCGGGATCGAATCCAATCCGGGCCCGGTCTACGATGAAGATGGAAAGCAAGTCGGCGAGCACAAGGGAGTGACTGCTTATACAGTTGGCCAGAGGCGCGGACTGAATATCGCTCTGGGTTACCCGGTCTATGTCAAAAAGATCGATCCTGAAAACAACGCTATTCATATCTGCAGGGGAGACAATATCAAGTCCGCCTCATTCATGGCGGGCTCTGTAAACTGGGTTTCAACTGCTCCTCCAGCCGGTGAAATTACCTGCAAAGTCAAGATCCGCTACACAACGCGCGAATTCGAGGCAACCCTCGCTCCGGGTGATAATGATAATCTTCAGGTCCGACTGGTCGAACCCGCCTCGGCCGTAACTCCCGGGCAGTCGGCGGTCTTTTACAGCCAGGATGTCGTCCTGGCCGGTGGTATCATCCACGAAGTCCACTGACAGTGATTATGACAGGCGCTGATTAATGTTGACATTTGCTGTTTAAATCCAATATTTTTCTCGACAGAACCAATCATCAGGGAGGATGAAATGCTCGCAGTCAACTACCTTGGACATTCCTGTTTTATGCTTTCGGACGGCAGTCATACTCTGATTATTGACCCATTTTTATCGGGTAATTCCCTGGCAGAGACAAGTCCGGCCGATGTCACCTGCGATTACATTTTGGTTTCTCACGGTCATGGTGATCACTGGGGCGACAGCGAGGAGATTGCCAAAAACAACGATGCCGTCGTGATTGGCCCCAATGAGATCGCTGTCTATGCTTCCCGGCGCGGGCTCAGGATGCACAAGATGCATATCGGCGGGGGACATGACTTTCCCTTCGGACGGATCAAACTGACCATCGCTCATCATGGCTTCTCCGATGGTGAATCCGGTTTCGATATCGGGGGCAGTCCCTGTGGATTTGTGATCGAGATCGACGGCAGGAAGATCTATCATGCCGGCGACACCGGCTTGTTTATGGATATGCAGTTGATCGGCGAGGAAGGTCTCGACCTGGCGTTCCTTCCAATTGGTGACAATTTCACGATGGGGATCGACGATGCGGTCCGGGCGGTCGATTTTCTCAAACCGAAGTTGACAGTGCCGATGCATTACAACACCTTCGAGCTGATCAAGGCCGACCCGCAGGAGTTCTGCTCAAAACTTAAAAATAAAGATTACGACTGCAGGGTGATGAATATCGGCGATCGGCTTGAACTTTGAACTTCATCGAATGTATACCGTTAAAGTGATATAAAACATTCAAACGGGGATATGCTGTGTCTAAGGGAAGAAAAGTTATAGTATGGATACTGGCCAGCTTGGTTGTGCTGGTACTGGTGGCATTCGCCGCTGTCAAGATATTCTTTCCGGCCGATAAGGTCAGCCGGATGATCGTTGAAAACCTGCAGGAATCACTTCAAAGACCGGTCTCAATCGAGAAAACTTCGGTCTCGATCTGGGGCGGAATCGGTTTGGTGGTCGAAAACCTCGAGGTCAAAAACCTTCCCGGTTTCAAACGGGAGAACTTTTTTCAACTGGACAAGCTGGATGTTAAAGTTAAATTCTGGCCCCTTTTGGGGGGAGATATCGAGTTCAGCCGGATCGGATTAAACGACCTCACCGCCAACCTGGAGAAGAACAGCGCCGGGGTTCTTAATTTCTCCGATCTCGGCGAACATGAACAAAAAGAAGTCACACCCGAAACCGGCGCATCATCGGTACCGTTTCTATTCGATCAACTATCGGTCGGGCAGGCTTCGATAAATTATTACGATGATTCCACGGGCACACAGTTATCTCTGCGCGGGATTGACCTGTCCAGCAAAATGACCCGCAATGCTTATGACAAAACCCTCAGCGCTCTTGGCGATTTGTCAGTCGACAGCCTGATTATCGAAGATACTTCCGGGGTGCTGGATTTTCCTCATCTTGACCTGACCGCGGATTTGCACCTGACCTTAAGCGAACAGGATGAACTGCTTTTAATCGACCGGATTCAAATCGAACTCTCGGACATGGAGGGGCTTTTAGATGGTCGAATCGAAAACCTGTTTTCTGCACCTGATGTCGAAGTGAACTTTCGCAGTAAACGATTCACGGTCGAAGATCTGTTGAGCCTTCTGCCGGAGAAAGTGCTGGCTTCGCTGGAAGGGATTGAAAGTACCGGAGAAATGTTTGCCTCGGCCAGCCTCAAGGGGATTCCCGGTAAAGCGGGAGCGCTCGATTTCGATGCCCGCCTGTCTGTCGACCGGATCAGTGTATCCATGCCGGATATCAGGGGTGACCTGGTGGTCGAAGCGGGAGAACTCAACATAAAGCAGAAAGCGGCCAACCTGTTGTTTAATAATTGCACTTTTGCGGGCGAGCCCATATCTATCAACGTCTTTGTAAAAAATATATTTGAACCGGTGATCAATGCGGACTTGTCGCTGACTGTCAACTTTAACTCGTTTGAAGATTATTCAGCCGAGATCAAAAAGCTCAGCGGGAGGGCTTACCTGACCTGCAATCTCTATTCAGATATTCAGAAATTAGAGACCACTCGTCTTGATGGTGGTCTGGTGGTGGAAGATTTCAGGCTCTACCATGATAAACTCACTCAGCCGGTGGAGGAGATCGAGCTGGATTGCGAATTCAAGCAAAAACATATTGAAATCAAATCCATGGAGGCTGAAATTGGTTCATCTTCATTTAAGCTCGATGGCCGCATGTCGGATATAGTACCGTACCTGGCCGATCCCCAAAATGCGACTGTTAAGCCGGATATAAACTTCAAGCTGAATTCTCCCTATCTCAACCTGGACGAGTTGATCACCCTGGTTAAAATCGACAGTACTCAATTCGAAAAAGAATCCCCCGCAGAGGACAGCCTGTCGGCGAAGATGATGACGGATATTACCGCTATGGGTGAACTCGATATCAAACGGGCTGTTTATGCACTGGTTGAAATCGATAATTTCAAGGGCTTTCTGGATTTTCGCGACAACGTTCTTCATCTCGAACAGGCCGAAGCGAAAGTCTACCAGGGGGACCTGAACGGGGAAGTGATAGTTGACTACGAAAACCCGGAGAACCCTCAGTTCATGCTCGACTTCAAAGCCGATCGCATGAATCTCAACAGTGCCATGACCCGGGTAACTCCTCTCGATGATGTCATCTTTGGTGAAGCTAACCTGTCGTCATCGTTCTCCGGTAAAATCGGCGATCCGGCCGAAGTTCTCAGGCAGTTGACCGCTAACGGAGAGATGCTGGTTTCCGATGGTGAGCTGAAGAATTTTCCGCTTTTGAAACAGATCACTGACAAACTCGGTTTTAAAGCTTATGAGAGCTCTGAGTTTCGCGATCTGCAGAGCCGTTTTAAAGTAGAGGACGGCAGGGTGAAGCTGGACGATCTGAAGTTTTCGATGGGGCAGTCCAACTGGACTTTCGATGGGTCCGTTGGATTTGACGGCAGTCTCGACTATGATGTGGCGATTGAACTGCCAAACAGCATGGTTTCTGGCTCCGGGCTGTTATCAGATCTGGACTCGTTTCTGGGAGGTGGCGATAAACGACTGACCATACCGATTCATCTCGGTGGAAACTATAACAGTCCCCAAATAAAAGTTGATCGTTCAAAGCTTCTGGAATCTGCCGATAAGAAGATAAAGGACAAAGGTAAGGACTTGCTGGATAACTTGTTGAAACAAGACTGATATCGGCCAATGAGAACCCTGATAGAAGATATAAAAGCGATTTACAGAAACGATCCGGCCGCGCGCAATATCGAGTTTCTATTTTACGCCGGTTTCTGGGCTATTACCCTGCACCGCATTACACATTTCGTCTGGAATCTGAAAATACCCCTGATTCCGAGGATAATTTCTCAGTTCACACGCTTTATGACCGGTGTCGAGGTTCATCCCGGAGCCACGATCGGCAAAGGCTTCTTTATCGATCACGGAATGGGGGTCGTGATTGGTGAAACCACGCAGATAGGCGACAACTGCGTGCTGTTTCACAATGTCACCCTGGGCGGAACCGGCAAGCATAAAAAGAAACGTCATCCAACTCTTGGGAACAATGTCTTCGTAGGCACGGGGGCGACAATTCTGGGGCCGGTCAATGTCGGCAATAATGTCAGGATCGGCGCCAATACCTTTATTATCATGCATGATGTCCCCGATAACGCGACCGTGGTCGGTTCACCCGGAAAGATCGTCATCCTCGGCGAAAAGCGGGTGGATATGCCCCTGTTGCGTACTTCCGAACCGAAGGAGTGATCGAAATCAGAACGAGTAAGTTCCTGTTTGCGTTTATTTCGTGCCTGCTCATGATACTGTTCTTGTCGAATTCATCCCGGGCCTGGCACTTCAATATTGAAGCTCCCACCGAGGACTTGAAAAGGCGGACCGAACTGGCATTAAACCAGTCTGAAGCAGAACTCCGCCGGCTTCTGGGGCGGTCATTCGAAGACACCCTGCGTGTATTTATCGCTGAGGATCGCTACGATTTCGACACCGCCGCGTTTGGGCATCTCCCGGACTGGGGCGTCGGGGTGGCGATACCATCACGAAATTATATCTCGGTTTTATCGCCGATCAAAGAGAACTTCCGTCTGCCGTTTGAGGAGGTTCTGCGCCATGAGCTGGCCCATATCGCCCTTCACAAAAGAGTCGACGGCAATCCCGTTCCCCGGTTCTTGAACGAGGGTTTCGCCATGATGTTTGCTCATCAGTGGAGCTTCAGTGATGACCTGACTCTGGCCAAGGCCAGTTTCACTGCCTCAACGATGACATTGAAGGAAATCGACTATGTCAACCTGCTCAATCCCTCGCAGGCGCAGATAGCTTATTCCCAGTCATACCAGGCGGTGAAATTCTTCATTGACACATTCGGAACGGAAGCCTTTCATAAGCTTCTGGACGGTTTTAAAAACGGTCTGGATTACGACCGGGCGTTCAGGTCCGTAATCGGGAGTGATTTCGCCTCTTTTGATAATCTGTTTGCAAAACATCTCAACAAGCATTATCATTGGATCATGATTTTTACTGATCCGTGGTTGCTCTGGATCGGACTTGCGCTGATTCTGATTCTCGGTTTTCTGCTGATTCGAAAACGGCGCAAGGATATCTATAAGAAGTGGGAAGAGGAGGAGAAGTACCAGAGCACCGATTTCGACTATGAAGAATCTTCTCCATGGGATTGAGTATCTTCTGGCGGAGCTTTTCGTGGCTCTGTTTTCCGCTCTCGATGACAGGCGTGCGCTCAAACTTGGAAAGCATCTCGGCACGCTCTTTTATCACCTGCTAAAATACCGCAAGACCGTTGCCCTCAAAAACATGAGGTTCTGTGAAATTGGTGACGATGATCAGGAGCGTATGCGGTACATCCGCAGGATGTTTGAATCGTTCGGCCAGACCGCGGCTGAGTTTGCGAGGCTGAATAGATATTCTAAGGCTGATTTAAATCAAAAAGCTGACGTAAGAAATCGTGAATACTTCGATGAAGCCTTTTCGCACGGACGCGGGGTCCTGTTTTTATCCGGTCATTTCGATAACTGGGAGCTTTTGATTCAGGCGATAGCTTCGTTCGGATATAAAATCGATATCGTGGTCAGACAGCAGCACAACCTCAAAGTCGATCGGTTGATGGCCCGGTTGCGCCGGTCTGAGAATATCGAGGTGATTACCGCTGAGGTCAGCCCTCGCTCGATTATACGATCCTTGAAGCGCAACCACGGGGTGGCGGTTCTGATGGATGTCTATGGTGGCAGGAATGCTGAAACGGCGAAGCTGTTCGGTCATGAGGTCCCGACCCTGACGGGAGCGCTCGAAATCGCCGTCAAAAGAAAAGTCCCGGTCTTCTGTGAATTCGGCCGTAGAATCAATTACAGCCGTCATGAGCTCATTATCAGGCCTCCTGTTATTGCAGGTCAGGATGACAAGGTGAAAACGGTCGAGGCACTGCTTGCATATTATCATGGTGAACTCGAAAAAGCTGTACGGCAGGCACCCTGGCTCTGGCTCTGGACTCATAAACGCTTCAAGGGACTGGTGGACTACTGATGGATTTACACCATGTTCGCAAAGTTGTAATCCGCTTCCCCAACTGGCTGGGTGACTGTATCATGGCATCTCCTCTGATCGGGGCTTTGCATGACAGCTTCCCGGAATGGAAGATCAGTTTAGCAATCCGACCCCAGTTCGTTTCACTGTTTGCGAACGATCCCCGTCTCGAAGAAGTGATCGCACTCGATGACAAGGGCGGACGTTTCCGGCTGTTTCGATACTTTCCGATTGCCGAACAGGTCTCAAAACGTGGTTTCGAACTGGCACTTATACTGCCGGAATCGTTTTCCTCGGCCTTTATCTTTTACCTGGCCGGACTGCCACTCACGCTCGGTTACCGGGGGGATCTGCGATCATTCATGTTGAGGCAGACGATTCCGCATCCTGAAAATGTGATTCATCGTACAAAAAAATATCTCAATTTTGTCAATGTACTGGGCGGAAAGCTTGACAAGCAGTATCATCCGAGGATATACTCCAGCGAGGATCATAAAAATCAGGCCGAGCGGCTAACTCGCGGAATAGAAGATTACGTGGTAATTAATCCCTTCAGCCGGGCGCCCTCGCGTCGCTGGGGAAAACAGAAGTACGCCGAGCTGGCTTCCCGCATCAAAGCTGAACTGGATTTGAACATTGTTTTCAGTGGTGCGCCGGATGAAGCTGGTGTGATCGATGAAGTCGGGCGAATGGCTGGTGTGGATTATCTCAATATCGCCGGGAAAAGTGACCTGATGACATCTTACGAGATCATGAAGAATGCTCGTGTTTATGTCGGCAATGATTCCGGTGGAGCCCACCTGGCAGCATCCTCAGGGACTTATACGCTTTCGATATCTGGTGCTGATGATCCCGATGAGACCCGGCCATTGGCAAAGCATGGCAAAGTTGTTCGTGGCGATTTGCCCTGTATGCCCTGCGTTAAGAATATTTGTCCGCGCAAAGATATTCCCAATGAGTGTATGCAGGTCGTGGATGTAGAGCAGGTGTTTTCGGCTGTCCGGGAGGCATCTGATGAGTAAGACAATAGCTGTGATCGGCACTATAAATCGCGACACGATCATCCATGTCGATGGAAAGAAGACCGAAAGCTACGGTGGTGCGCTCTATAACATCACGGCGCTGTCACAATTGCTCGAAGACAATGCCATCATTAAGCCCTGTATCAATCTCGGCCATGATGTTTACCCGCTTATTGCGGGCAACCTGGCGCGTATGGGCAATATCGATATCAGCACTCTCAACAAGGTCCGGCGAAAAAACAACCATTGCAAACTGCGTTACCATGACCTCGAAAAGAAATCGGAAGTCCTGTCCGGCGGTGTTCCCTCGATACGATTCAGCGATCTCAGAAAAGGCTTGGATGCCGATATAACCATGATAAACTTTGTCTCAGGACGAGATATCAGTTTGCGCTCGCTGGAAAAACTGCGCCTTGATTACAGGGGTAAGATTTATATCGATATCCACAGCCTGACATTGGGCAAGAAGCCCGATGGGAGCAGATTTTTAAGACGGCCCCGTAACTGGAAGCGCTACGCCGCCTGCGCTGATTTCTTGCAGATGAATTCGCTCGAATTTGAACTGCTTTCCAGCAATAGTGTCGAAAAGGATTCGGTCAAGGCATTTTATAAATTGTTTTCACCGTCAAGTCTGAAAGCGTTGCTGGTGACCCTGGGCGAACATGGGGCTTATTTCGTTTCACAGTTTGGACGAGGGGTGCGTTGCCAGCAGGTACTTCCGCCAAAAGTCGGAAAGGTGCTGGATACGACCGGTTGTGGCGATGTCTTCGGTGCCGGCTTTTGCTCGGCCTGGATTACCGGCGCAAGTGCTATGCGTTCGGCGGAAATCGCGGTCGCATCTGCCACCCTTAAGACTCGTGTCCGCGGGGTAGAAAACCTCAATCTGCCTCCGCTCAAATCGCCTGAGTGATATAAAATTATCTTGCCGTCATCGCCTGATTGCCTATATTCGCCTCTGTTATGAAAAAACTGTTATTGTCGCTTACTGTGCTGGTAATTGCCTCAATCGCTCCGAACCTTTCTGGAGCTGATTTTCCCGCACTCGAAAAGTATATCCAGACCGCGCTGGGGAGCAACCTCAAAATCAAGCAAGCCTATCAGAACATTCGTGAAAGTCATGCCGCCCGTCGGGAAGCCTACTTCAGGTTTTTCCCGACCCTCGATTTCGAATCTCGTTACAGCTATTCCGGCGGAGGCAGAAAGATCGTGATCGATCCCTCCGAATTTCTGAGCGGGAATCTTCCACCGGGAATCGAAGTGGGCGGTAAAAAAGAGATCAACTTCCTGCGGGAGACCGAGCATGATACCCGTTTCAGCCTTCAGCAACCTCTGTTTACAGGCGGGATGATTCGCAATTCGTACAATGCCTCCGAGATGAAATACCGTGCAACACAAAGCGAATACAAGCAGGTCAGGGAAGAGGTGATCGAGGAGATTTCGCGCGGGTATTTTAATTACCTGATGACACTCAGGCTGAAATCTGTTGCCCGTAGCAACCTTGAACTGGCTGAGCAGCACCTGCGTGTGGCCAAAAGCCTGTATCAGGCCGAAAAAGTCTCGCAGGCGGAGGTCTTTCGCGCCGAGGTGGCGGTTTCGAGTGCGCAACAAGCGCATGCGGAATCCCGCCAGCAGGTCGTGGTCTCACGTACGTATTTCAACAATATTCTCAACAGGCCACCAGGGGACTCGATCGAGGTCGATCAGCTCAAGTATGAAATCATCCGGATCAGCCTGCCAGTTGACGAGCTTGCCGATATCTCTGATTATCGAGAGTTAGCTGAAAAAAACCGAGCCGAGCTGGATGTCGTTCGCTATAACCGTTCCTCGCTCGAGTACCTGCGTAAAGTTCGTAAAGCCGAGTACTACCCACGGCTGTCGCTGGGGGCGGTTTATGGCTGGCAGGGCGAGAAGCTTCGATTCGATTTCCCTCACGATTACTGGACGGTATCTCTTCTATTGCAGTTCAATGTCTTTGACTGGGGTGCGCGGGGTGAACGGGTCAAGCAGGTCGAGGCACAAATCGATAATCTCAGCTACGTCTATGATGACCTCCGGCGAGGAATCGAACTGCAGGTGACCCGGGCCTACCAGAACTTGATGACCCTGGTGGAAAAATGGAATGCGGCTCGCCAGCAGTTGAAAAGCGCGCGCGAAAATCTGCGGATAACCGAGATCCAGTACAACCAGGGGTTGGCCTCGCAGATTACTTACCTGGATGCCCAGAACGAATTGACCAGGGCACAGAACAACCTCGTTATCGTCTACTACGAGTGCCTGTCTGCACGCGCCTCTCTCGACAGGGCCTGCGGCGTGGGCCATCGCAAATACTAAAAGCTACTTGAGCGACTGGAAACAGAATTGGCAGGTTACATAAAAAAAAGAATCGTCACAGATCCCGCTCCGCTTTTAAGGGTATCTCGTACTTTGATTGCATTGGTGGCGGTGTTCGCTACATCGATTTTTATTTCTGCAATCACTACCATATTTACTAATATTCACGTGGCGAGTATTTTAGTCTACCTGTTGGTTTACCTGTTACCATTTATTCTAATTGCACAGGATAAAAACTATCCCCTGCGGGATATCATCCGCTGGCAGAATTTTAACCGGGTCGACATACACTTGATTACCATATTCGGAACCGCATTTGTACTCGTGATCAGTAATCGACTGCTGGAAATATTCAATCGTTTCTCTCCGGCAGTAGAAGAAAACATCGAATGGCAGAGACAATTACTCGACACTGCCGGAGAATTCCCGCTCGGGTTGGTGATTCTAAGCGTGGTCATATTGCCGTCATTGTGCGAGGAATTTCTGTTCCGTGGAATTATCCAGCCTGCTTTGATTAAAAAGACCGGAAGCCTGCCAGGGATCGTGATTACGTCGTTTTTCTTTGCCGCCATCCATGTCAACCTGACGGCATTTATTCCCTTGTTTCTACTTGGCCTGTTTTTAGGCCTGCTGGCCTTTCGGGCAGGAACCTTCCTGTATTCGAGCGTAGCCCATATTCTGGTGAATGGCACCGCTTTACTGGCTTCTCGCCTGATGAATGCGGAAAATATTAAACCGGTACAAAACGAAAATACTGCGCTTGTAATGTTAATAATTTTAGGTATATTTACCCTGCTGATTGTACTATTATTTCGACTCACCCCAAAAAGAAGGGTGGGGGAGCCGGATATGTACCAT is a window encoding:
- the waaF gene encoding lipopolysaccharide heptosyltransferase II: MDLHHVRKVVIRFPNWLGDCIMASPLIGALHDSFPEWKISLAIRPQFVSLFANDPRLEEVIALDDKGGRFRLFRYFPIAEQVSKRGFELALILPESFSSAFIFYLAGLPLTLGYRGDLRSFMLRQTIPHPENVIHRTKKYLNFVNVLGGKLDKQYHPRIYSSEDHKNQAERLTRGIEDYVVINPFSRAPSRRWGKQKYAELASRIKAELDLNIVFSGAPDEAGVIDEVGRMAGVDYLNIAGKSDLMTSYEIMKNARVYVGNDSGGAHLAASSGTYTLSISGADDPDETRPLAKHGKVVRGDLPCMPCVKNICPRKDIPNECMQVVDVEQVFSAVREASDE
- a CDS encoding aminotransferase class V-fold PLP-dependent enzyme, producing the protein VGSVQPIKDLASICKQKGVIFHTDAVQAAGKIPIDLASEPIDLMSTSGHKIYGPKGVGIIFIRKGVKISTWQTGGHHERSMRAGTENVPAIVGYAKAMELAQAEMAERDRRINTLAESFRSRVMAEIADVRFNGPEDNRIKSTVNLCFKGAEGEAIILNLDMRGIGVTSGSACSSGSLEPSHVLTAMGVPPEEAQSAIRFSFGKDNDLDDLDYIVDAVKEAIEKLRKMSPFYSS
- a CDS encoding AsmA family protein, whose translation is MSKGRKVIVWILASLVVLVLVAFAAVKIFFPADKVSRMIVENLQESLQRPVSIEKTSVSIWGGIGLVVENLEVKNLPGFKRENFFQLDKLDVKVKFWPLLGGDIEFSRIGLNDLTANLEKNSAGVLNFSDLGEHEQKEVTPETGASSVPFLFDQLSVGQASINYYDDSTGTQLSLRGIDLSSKMTRNAYDKTLSALGDLSVDSLIIEDTSGVLDFPHLDLTADLHLTLSEQDELLLIDRIQIELSDMEGLLDGRIENLFSAPDVEVNFRSKRFTVEDLLSLLPEKVLASLEGIESTGEMFASASLKGIPGKAGALDFDARLSVDRISVSMPDIRGDLVVEAGELNIKQKAANLLFNNCTFAGEPISINVFVKNIFEPVINADLSLTVNFNSFEDYSAEIKKLSGRAYLTCNLYSDIQKLETTRLDGGLVVEDFRLYHDKLTQPVEEIELDCEFKQKHIEIKSMEAEIGSSSFKLDGRMSDIVPYLADPQNATVKPDINFKLNSPYLNLDELITLVKIDSTQFEKESPAEDSLSAKMMTDITAMGELDIKRAVYALVEIDNFKGFLDFRDNVLHLEQAEAKVYQGDLNGEVIVDYENPENPQFMLDFKADRMNLNSAMTRVTPLDDVIFGEANLSSSFSGKIGDPAEVLRQLTANGEMLVSDGELKNFPLLKQITDKLGFKAYESSEFRDLQSRFKVEDGRVKLDDLKFSMGQSNWTFDGSVGFDGSLDYDVAIELPNSMVSGSGLLSDLDSFLGGGDKRLTIPIHLGGNYNSPQIKVDRSKLLESADKKIKDKGKDLLDNLLKQD
- a CDS encoding LPXTG cell wall anchor domain-containing protein, which translates into the protein MIEIRTSKFLFAFISCLLMILFLSNSSRAWHFNIEAPTEDLKRRTELALNQSEAELRRLLGRSFEDTLRVFIAEDRYDFDTAAFGHLPDWGVGVAIPSRNYISVLSPIKENFRLPFEEVLRHELAHIALHKRVDGNPVPRFLNEGFAMMFAHQWSFSDDLTLAKASFTASTMTLKEIDYVNLLNPSQAQIAYSQSYQAVKFFIDTFGTEAFHKLLDGFKNGLDYDRAFRSVIGSDFASFDNLFAKHLNKHYHWIMIFTDPWLLWIGLALILILGFLLIRKRRKDIYKKWEEEEKYQSTDFDYEESSPWD
- the mnmA gene encoding tRNA 2-thiouridine(34) synthase MnmA → MVKKTVAVAMSGGVDSTLAALLLKQQGFHVIGLTMKLWEYDRVGGELPRASSCCNIELVENARAVCARYDIPHYVLDMSKDFEESVIADFVTEYQQGRTPNPCVVCNTRIKWDLLLRKAQSMGADYLATGHYAQVEFNSRNNRWILKKGLDQKRDQSYFLWGLKQDALAKTLFPLGKLTKKRVRQLSRENDLRTAETPESREICFVTDDNYRRFLSDYAGIESNPGPVYDEDGKQVGEHKGVTAYTVGQRRGLNIALGYPVYVKKIDPENNAIHICRGDNIKSASFMAGSVNWVSTAPPAGEITCKVKIRYTTREFEATLAPGDNDNLQVRLVEPASAVTPGQSAVFYSQDVVLAGGIIHEVH
- a CDS encoding metal-dependent hydrolase, translated to MLAVNYLGHSCFMLSDGSHTLIIDPFLSGNSLAETSPADVTCDYILVSHGHGDHWGDSEEIAKNNDAVVIGPNEIAVYASRRGLRMHKMHIGGGHDFPFGRIKLTIAHHGFSDGESGFDIGGSPCGFVIEIDGRKIYHAGDTGLFMDMQLIGEEGLDLAFLPIGDNFTMGIDDAVRAVDFLKPKLTVPMHYNTFELIKADPQEFCSKLKNKDYDCRVMNIGDRLEL
- the cysE gene encoding serine O-acetyltransferase, giving the protein MRTLIEDIKAIYRNDPAARNIEFLFYAGFWAITLHRITHFVWNLKIPLIPRIISQFTRFMTGVEVHPGATIGKGFFIDHGMGVVIGETTQIGDNCVLFHNVTLGGTGKHKKKRHPTLGNNVFVGTGATILGPVNVGNNVRIGANTFIIMHDVPDNATVVGSPGKIVILGEKRVDMPLLRTSEPKE
- a CDS encoding CPBP family intramembrane metalloprotease is translated as METELAGYIKKRIVTDPAPLLRVSRTLIALVAVFATSIFISAITTIFTNIHVASILVYLLVYLLPFILIAQDKNYPLRDIIRWQNFNRVDIHLITIFGTAFVLVISNRLLEIFNRFSPAVEENIEWQRQLLDTAGEFPLGLVILSVVILPSLCEEFLFRGIIQPALIKKTGSLPGIVITSFFFAAIHVNLTAFIPLFLLGLFLGLLAFRAGTFLYSSVAHILVNGTALLASRLMNAENIKPVQNENTALVMLIILGIFTLLIVLLFRLTPKRRVGEPDMYHI